The following are from one region of the Halobacteriovorax vibrionivorans genome:
- a CDS encoding NAD-dependent epimerase/dehydratase family protein has protein sequence MNKQPSILIIGAAGGLANILCGILSKRRSECRVIGIDTRALKNDIDFENFSFERMRYTRRNFEKLFRENKFDAIYQLGRLTPPGGTIEQRLSFSLVNTNKVLELAQKNKVKKYILLSSYHVYGALADNPVFITEDFPLRASIKHSELRDVTEVDALCTNWMWKNQDSIETVVLRPCNIIGPQIDNTITKYLTSHMTPVPIDFNPILQFIHEYDMANILFETLDKVPTGVYNVAPDQTISLQEAKKIIGTKNIPFPIFTVGVVSKVFKKLWTFPGYFLDFLMYSCVIDNSKIQKYISKDIFKYDTKKTLSLLRKPLP, from the coding sequence ATGAACAAGCAACCTTCAATTCTTATCATTGGTGCCGCTGGTGGACTTGCCAATATTCTATGTGGAATACTGTCAAAACGCAGAAGTGAATGTCGTGTCATAGGGATCGATACAAGGGCCTTAAAAAATGATATCGACTTTGAGAACTTCTCTTTTGAAAGAATGAGATATACTCGAAGAAATTTTGAGAAGCTTTTTAGAGAAAATAAATTCGATGCCATCTATCAACTTGGACGTCTCACCCCTCCAGGTGGAACAATTGAACAACGCCTAAGTTTTAGTCTCGTCAATACAAATAAGGTTTTAGAATTAGCACAGAAAAATAAAGTAAAGAAATATATCCTATTAAGCTCGTATCATGTTTATGGAGCACTTGCAGATAATCCAGTTTTTATTACTGAAGACTTCCCTCTTAGAGCAAGTATCAAACACTCAGAATTAAGAGATGTTACTGAAGTTGATGCTCTATGTACGAACTGGATGTGGAAAAATCAAGATTCTATTGAGACTGTTGTGCTAAGGCCATGTAATATTATTGGGCCTCAAATTGATAATACAATCACAAAGTACCTAACATCACATATGACACCTGTTCCAATTGACTTTAATCCGATTCTTCAATTCATTCACGAATATGATATGGCCAATATATTGTTTGAAACATTAGATAAAGTTCCAACAGGTGTATATAATGTTGCTCCAGACCAAACAATCTCCTTACAAGAAGCAAAGAAAATCATCGGTACAAAGAATATCCCATTTCCTATATTCACTGTAGGAGTGGTTTCTAAAGTATTTAAAAAGCTATGGACATTTCCGGGGTACTTTTTAGACTTTCTTATGTATTCATGTGTTATTGATAATTCTAAGATTCAAAAATATATTTCAAAAGATATTTTCAAATACGATACGAAAAAGACTTTATCGCTATTAAGAAAGCCCCTCCCTTAA